One region of Chryseobacterium sp. SORGH_AS_0447 genomic DNA includes:
- a CDS encoding T9SS type B sorting domain-containing protein, translated as MKKLLLLNFFIIFLGFSGKISAQTYQLAGNPVNTTGWDLVSNATVNTDFIQLTQDITSQFGVVKLSTPINLKYCDKWKVEFDFRIDGNGTAAYGRGDGFTFWYLSNPPTGFTSGGGLGIPSNANGLMVGFDIFNNSTEGQMSKIHVLYGTNNLPAGANNIEYNNTPGSTYHTPDLNPTQPFVGSTYKHVVVNGTIDPLNANIWNIKIQLDGVVLVDQPFTASGGAVGMTTGYFGFSAATGGASARHSIKNAKIYIDKVPILTNTVTPFVCVNPATGSGTVDLTSFQNQFVTNPANYVFTYFGPGGTPITNPSNYTYPAGTTTITVVVKDPSSTLCDNGDGKIVLTPTAFAANDVTLTGCNNDNAGGAVFNLTNAALSSVTGSTSVFYNSMYDLNHHINAITNPSAFFSPAATIYAQVTTPQGCTDVAEITLSISPVVTVQNATLRACAIATNPSTGLFDLTTALVSSQPGTKTYFPSLTDAQNGTNPIQTPATYTSPNGIVYIKVTNANGCYAIAKVTLIVIPQVFSMTLDDKIICMEDTTTLDAGSGFTSYKWSTGATSQSINNVTVGTYWVDLKTGDCTARQTVKVYAAQQPVITSVDISNTTVTVYANGGTAPYKYSMDGIHWQDSNEFKNVPRGDSQVYVKDAYDCDPITITIVVPNLINVITPNGDGVNDVIDYSALAGKKNLTFSIFDRYGAKIHEADKSNRYKWDGTVGGRKVSTGSYWYSVSWNENDKKSTPIKYSGWILVKNRD; from the coding sequence ATGAAAAAACTATTACTCCTTAATTTTTTTATCATTTTTCTAGGTTTTAGCGGAAAAATCTCTGCACAGACCTACCAGCTTGCCGGAAACCCGGTGAATACCACAGGCTGGGACCTTGTTTCCAATGCTACGGTAAACACAGATTTTATACAGCTTACCCAGGATATTACCAGTCAGTTCGGAGTGGTAAAACTGTCAACCCCTATCAATCTTAAATACTGTGACAAATGGAAGGTCGAATTTGATTTCAGGATCGACGGAAACGGGACGGCAGCCTACGGTCGCGGGGACGGATTTACGTTCTGGTACCTGAGTAACCCACCCACCGGCTTTACGAGCGGAGGTGGTCTGGGCATCCCTTCAAATGCCAACGGACTGATGGTCGGTTTTGATATTTTCAACAACTCTACCGAAGGTCAGATGAGTAAAATTCATGTCTTGTACGGAACAAACAACTTACCGGCAGGAGCCAACAATATCGAATACAACAATACACCGGGAAGCACTTATCACACTCCCGATCTGAATCCTACCCAGCCTTTTGTAGGATCCACTTATAAACATGTTGTCGTAAACGGAACCATCGATCCTTTGAATGCCAACATTTGGAATATTAAAATCCAGCTCGACGGTGTTGTACTGGTAGACCAGCCTTTCACCGCTTCAGGAGGTGCTGTAGGGATGACAACCGGTTACTTCGGGTTTTCTGCAGCTACGGGAGGCGCCAGCGCAAGGCATTCTATTAAAAATGCGAAAATCTATATCGATAAAGTTCCGATCCTTACGAATACCGTTACCCCTTTTGTATGTGTAAATCCAGCTACAGGAAGCGGAACAGTAGATTTAACTTCTTTCCAGAACCAGTTTGTGACCAACCCAGCCAACTATGTATTTACTTACTTCGGGCCTGGAGGGACACCGATTACGAATCCTTCGAATTATACTTATCCTGCAGGAACAACGACGATTACGGTAGTGGTAAAAGATCCTTCTTCCACACTCTGCGACAATGGTGACGGAAAAATCGTATTGACTCCTACTGCTTTTGCAGCTAATGATGTAACACTTACCGGCTGTAACAATGACAATGCGGGAGGAGCTGTTTTCAATCTTACCAATGCCGCGCTTTCTTCGGTGACGGGAAGTACATCGGTGTTCTATAATTCCATGTACGACCTGAATCATCACATCAATGCGATTACCAATCCTTCGGCCTTTTTCTCGCCGGCAGCTACAATCTATGCTCAGGTAACCACTCCGCAGGGCTGTACAGACGTAGCCGAGATCACTCTTTCGATTTCCCCTGTTGTAACAGTACAGAATGCGACGTTAAGAGCCTGCGCCATTGCTACAAATCCTTCAACCGGTCTGTTTGACCTTACCACAGCTTTAGTATCTTCACAGCCGGGAACAAAGACATATTTCCCATCATTAACGGATGCACAGAATGGAACCAACCCGATCCAGACACCGGCAACCTACACTTCTCCCAACGGCATAGTATACATCAAAGTAACCAATGCCAACGGTTGTTATGCCATCGCCAAAGTCACCCTGATTGTTATTCCACAGGTTTTCTCTATGACGCTGGATGATAAAATTATCTGTATGGAAGACACAACGACCCTTGACGCTGGTTCTGGATTTACAAGCTATAAGTGGAGCACGGGCGCAACCAGCCAGAGCATTAATAATGTAACAGTAGGAACGTATTGGGTAGACCTGAAAACGGGAGACTGTACTGCAAGACAGACCGTAAAAGTATATGCCGCCCAGCAGCCGGTAATTACAAGTGTTGACATTTCCAATACAACAGTAACGGTCTATGCAAACGGAGGAACCGCACCTTATAAATACTCAATGGATGGAATTCACTGGCAGGATTCCAATGAATTTAAAAATGTACCTAGAGGAGACAGCCAGGTGTATGTAAAAGACGCTTACGACTGTGATCCGATTACCATTACTATCGTTGTACCGAACCTCATCAATGTCATTACTCCGAATGGTGACGGTGTAAATGATGTGATCGATTACTCTGCCCTTGCCGGGAAGAAGAATTTGACATTCAGCATCTTTGACCGATACGGTGCGAAAATTCACGAAGCCGACAAATCCAACCGGTACAAATGGGACGGAACCGTAGGCGGACGGAAAGTATCTACCGGAAGCTACTGGTATTCCGTTTCGTGGAATGAAAACGACAAGAAAAGCACGCCGATCAAATATTCCGGATGGATTTTGGTAAAAAACAGAGATTAG
- a CDS encoding NAD(P)H-dependent oxidoreductase, giving the protein MNYLEALSRRYSVKKFNGEIIPQEILHNILESGKLSASSLGLQPYEILIIESEEMKQKLIPAFYNPSQISTCSHLVVIVAKRIVDDHYINGYFRHISKVRDTPLEKLDLFKNSINQHINQKTQDEIFSWAEKQAYIVLANLMYAAAIENVDTCPMEGFRQELIEEILSINPETEKVSVTLALGYRSEEDHFQHMKKVRKPNEKLFKFI; this is encoded by the coding sequence ATGAATTATTTGGAGGCTTTAAGCAGAAGATATTCTGTAAAAAAATTTAACGGCGAGATTATTCCTCAGGAAATATTGCATAATATTCTTGAATCGGGAAAATTATCGGCAAGCTCCCTGGGCCTCCAGCCTTATGAAATTCTGATTATAGAAAGTGAGGAGATGAAGCAAAAATTGATTCCGGCTTTTTATAATCCGTCTCAGATTTCCACCTGTTCACATCTGGTTGTTATTGTGGCCAAAAGAATAGTGGACGACCATTATATCAACGGCTATTTCCGGCACATTTCGAAGGTAAGGGATACCCCGCTGGAAAAGCTGGATCTTTTTAAAAACAGCATCAATCAACATATTAATCAAAAGACTCAAGATGAAATTTTCAGCTGGGCAGAAAAGCAGGCTTATATCGTGCTGGCCAATCTTATGTATGCCGCAGCGATCGAAAATGTAGACACCTGCCCGATGGAAGGCTTCCGCCAGGAACTGATTGAAGAAATTTTAAGCATCAATCCTGAAACCGAAAAAGTAAGCGTTACCCTTGCATTAGGCTACCGATCGGAGGAAGATCATTTTCAGCACATGAAAAAAGTGAGAAAACCAAACGAAAAATTGTTTAAATTTATTTAG
- the nadB gene encoding L-aspartate oxidase, with the protein MIKADVLVIGSGISGLSYAIKISEQLPDAKIIIVTKSDEDESNTKYAQGGLAVVTDSKNDNFQKHIEDTMRAGDGENKRDVVEMVVTEAPARFNEIVEWGANFDMKNGEFALGREGGHTENRIVHHKDITGFEIERALLETANKSDNIEILDHHYVIDIITQHHVPGKELNEGDIHCYGAYILDEKSKKIKKITSKITLVATGGAGHVYKNTTNPTIATGDGIAFVARAKGKVSNMQYYQFHPTALYSKIDGMLFLISEAVRGDGAKLRTKKGEKFMHKYDEREELASRDIVARAIDAEMKVTGDEYVGLDCREMNREKFLEHFPNIYKKCKDEGVDPFTQLIPVVPACHYLMGGIEVDRDGQSSIRNLFGVGECTNSGLHGANRLASNSLLEGLVFGHNAAMKTVELLNENNFNFDDLKAVPEWNEEGMKIMDEMVIVSYLRKQLQEMMSDLVGIVRSNRRLSMALQKHQEIAAAVDEIYHYSILSPQLSELRNLTTVAHLIITQSMEMTENKGAFYNKDLV; encoded by the coding sequence ATGATAAAAGCGGATGTACTAGTAATCGGTTCCGGGATTTCGGGACTTTCCTATGCCATAAAAATTTCTGAACAGCTTCCCGATGCCAAAATAATCATCGTAACCAAGTCAGACGAAGATGAAAGCAACACCAAATATGCCCAAGGCGGCCTTGCGGTGGTTACAGATTCTAAAAATGATAATTTCCAAAAACATATCGAGGATACGATGCGTGCCGGAGATGGGGAAAACAAACGCGATGTCGTGGAAATGGTCGTTACGGAAGCACCTGCGAGATTTAACGAAATCGTGGAATGGGGTGCCAACTTCGATATGAAAAACGGTGAATTCGCTTTAGGAAGAGAAGGCGGCCACACCGAGAACAGGATTGTGCATCATAAAGATATCACCGGGTTTGAGATAGAAAGAGCTTTGCTGGAAACCGCCAATAAAAGTGATAACATTGAGATCTTGGACCATCATTATGTGATCGATATCATTACCCAACACCACGTTCCGGGAAAAGAACTGAACGAAGGCGACATCCACTGTTACGGTGCTTATATTTTAGATGAAAAATCTAAAAAAATTAAAAAAATCACCTCAAAGATCACTTTGGTCGCAACAGGAGGTGCCGGCCATGTTTACAAGAATACCACCAATCCTACCATTGCTACCGGAGACGGAATTGCTTTTGTAGCCAGAGCAAAAGGCAAGGTTTCCAATATGCAGTATTATCAGTTTCACCCGACGGCCTTATACAGTAAAATTGACGGGATGCTGTTCCTGATTTCGGAAGCCGTTCGTGGTGACGGAGCCAAACTACGGACGAAAAAGGGCGAAAAATTCATGCATAAATATGATGAGCGTGAAGAATTGGCCTCCCGGGACATCGTGGCAAGAGCTATTGATGCTGAAATGAAAGTCACCGGTGATGAATATGTTGGACTCGACTGCCGTGAAATGAACCGTGAAAAATTCCTGGAACATTTCCCTAATATTTATAAAAAATGTAAAGACGAGGGGGTAGATCCTTTCACCCAGCTGATTCCCGTGGTTCCTGCTTGCCATTACCTGATGGGAGGAATTGAAGTAGACCGGGACGGACAGTCTTCCATCAGAAACCTTTTCGGCGTGGGAGAATGTACCAATTCAGGACTTCACGGCGCTAATAGACTGGCTTCCAATTCTTTATTGGAAGGACTGGTTTTTGGACACAATGCTGCAATGAAAACCGTCGAGCTTCTTAATGAAAACAATTTTAACTTTGATGATTTGAAAGCCGTACCGGAATGGAATGAAGAAGGCATGAAGATCATGGATGAAATGGTAATTGTTTCGTATTTGAGAAAGCAGCTTCAGGAAATGATGAGCGACTTGGTAGGCATTGTAAGAAGCAATCGCCGTCTTAGCATGGCTTTACAGAAGCACCAGGAAATTGCTGCAGCCGTTGATGAAATATACCACTACTCCATTCTTTCTCCGCAACTATCAGAATTAAGAAATTTAACTACCGTGGCGCATCTTATCATTACCCAATCTATGGAAATGACTGAAAATAAAGGTGCGTTTTATAATAAAGACTTAGTTTAA
- a CDS encoding TonB-dependent receptor, giving the protein MKLINKSMLTAIITLSTASVYYAQQVQDTVKDTRSKDIEQVVLTGVADIAKERKTPVAVSTIKEAQIVQRLGNQEFPEILNTTPSVYATKGGGGFGDGRLNVRGFDTSNTAVMINGVPVNDMEGGTVYWSNWAGLSDVTSAMQIQRGLGASKLAIASVGGTINIITRAADKKKEGNVTVGLGNDGYLKTLFSYNTGKSAKGWSTSFLMSRTAGAMYIDGSDFEAYNYYFALGFQPNKKHDFQFTFTGAPQWHNQTFNNTIATDLDMGDGRLDGILSDKPNRRYNSNWGYLNGEQYSQSVNFYSKPVASINWDWNISEKSKLSTVGYASWGRGGGTGILGSINGKGINALPKTADGLIRFDDIYAWNTGQTVADFGANNKTPFIGTSSNGITRRASINSHDWYGILSNFQHKVNDNWNFSLGIDARYYYGYHPGLVTGFLGNREYREAGNFNQYPYYTVTQAYEPVPPANPFAAAVKDKSQIVYRNYDGKVLWGGVFGQLEYTNDKISAFVQGSASEQSNQRIDNWVGTADLYSGSTLIASHLQQGQEVSRTTEQKFRFGYNAKAGVNYNIDEQHNVFVNLGVYSKQPNQNAIFPYNLPTKTFGSLYQQIENKDLRNEKISSAEIGYGFKSGKFRANLNAYYTDWKDRFVRITGITYINPDNTTGTNGTASLTGVREVHMGVELETFYKPLNWLEFNGMLSLGNWKYKNNPTGRIANVNGDPITTNGKDEVTLALDGLKVGDAAQTTAALGATVRPVKNLDVFGTWRYYDNLYGTFSINNSFIIRDGNIPAARAEKGSLEAPSYNLTDVGASYTFNLKNGSRLIVTANIYNLFDTTYISDLRSSVKKTFSDFKTSANTNEQAQALLDAYNANPKNFYKGLDVSNNVYFGFGRTWSASLSYRF; this is encoded by the coding sequence ATGAAATTAATCAACAAATCAATGCTTACTGCGATAATCACGTTATCCACAGCAAGCGTTTATTATGCTCAACAGGTTCAGGATACTGTAAAAGACACAAGATCCAAAGACATTGAGCAGGTTGTACTTACAGGAGTTGCTGATATTGCTAAAGAGAGAAAAACTCCGGTAGCTGTTTCTACAATCAAAGAAGCACAAATCGTACAAAGATTGGGTAACCAGGAATTTCCTGAGATCCTGAACACAACACCATCTGTATATGCTACTAAAGGCGGTGGTGGTTTTGGAGATGGACGTTTGAACGTAAGAGGTTTTGACACTTCTAATACTGCTGTAATGATTAACGGTGTTCCCGTTAATGATATGGAAGGTGGTACAGTATATTGGTCCAACTGGGCCGGGCTTTCTGATGTAACTTCTGCCATGCAGATTCAAAGAGGTCTTGGAGCATCAAAATTAGCAATTGCTTCTGTAGGAGGAACAATTAATATTATAACAAGAGCTGCAGATAAAAAGAAAGAAGGTAATGTAACTGTAGGTCTTGGTAATGATGGTTATCTTAAAACTTTATTTTCTTATAATACCGGAAAATCTGCAAAAGGGTGGTCTACTTCATTCTTAATGAGTAGAACAGCTGGAGCAATGTACATTGATGGTTCAGATTTTGAGGCATATAATTATTATTTCGCTTTAGGCTTCCAGCCAAATAAAAAGCACGATTTCCAATTTACCTTTACAGGAGCTCCACAATGGCATAATCAAACATTTAATAATACCATCGCAACCGATTTGGATATGGGCGACGGAAGATTAGATGGTATCTTATCTGATAAACCAAACAGAAGATATAACTCTAACTGGGGTTATTTAAATGGAGAACAATATTCACAAAGTGTAAATTTCTACAGCAAGCCAGTTGCATCTATTAACTGGGACTGGAATATTTCTGAAAAATCAAAATTATCTACTGTTGGATATGCCTCTTGGGGTAGAGGTGGTGGAACAGGAATTTTGGGTTCCATCAACGGAAAGGGTATCAACGCTTTACCAAAGACAGCAGATGGATTGATTCGTTTTGATGATATTTATGCTTGGAATACGGGACAAACAGTTGCCGACTTTGGAGCAAATAACAAGACGCCGTTTATTGGTACAAGTTCCAATGGTATTACCAGAAGAGCGAGTATAAACTCACATGACTGGTATGGAATTCTATCTAATTTCCAACATAAAGTTAATGATAACTGGAATTTCTCTTTAGGTATAGATGCAAGGTACTACTATGGTTATCACCCAGGTCTTGTTACTGGTTTCTTAGGAAATAGAGAATATCGTGAAGCAGGAAACTTCAATCAATATCCGTATTATACAGTTACGCAAGCATATGAACCTGTACCGCCGGCAAATCCTTTTGCAGCTGCGGTGAAAGATAAATCGCAGATTGTATATAGAAATTATGACGGTAAAGTTCTTTGGGGAGGAGTTTTTGGACAATTAGAATATACAAACGACAAAATTTCTGCATTTGTTCAAGGTTCTGCGTCTGAACAAAGTAACCAGAGGATCGACAATTGGGTAGGAACAGCAGATCTTTATAGTGGATCAACTTTAATTGCCTCTCACCTACAACAAGGACAAGAAGTAAGCAGAACAACAGAACAAAAATTCAGATTTGGATATAATGCAAAAGCCGGTGTAAATTATAACATTGATGAACAGCATAATGTTTTTGTAAATCTTGGTGTTTATTCCAAACAACCAAATCAAAATGCTATTTTCCCTTATAACTTACCAACTAAAACGTTCGGCTCTCTATATCAGCAAATTGAAAACAAAGATTTAAGAAACGAAAAAATATCTTCTGCTGAAATTGGTTATGGATTTAAAAGTGGTAAATTCAGAGCAAATCTGAACGCTTATTACACAGATTGGAAGGATAGATTTGTTCGTATTACAGGTATTACTTATATTAATCCTGATAATACTACTGGTACAAATGGTACAGCAAGTTTAACAGGTGTGCGAGAAGTGCACATGGGGGTTGAATTGGAAACATTCTACAAACCTTTAAATTGGCTGGAATTCAACGGAATGCTTTCTTTAGGAAACTGGAAATACAAAAACAACCCAACAGGAAGGATAGCTAACGTAAATGGTGATCCAATTACTACGAATGGAAAAGACGAAGTAACTTTAGCGTTAGATGGACTGAAAGTTGGAGATGCAGCACAAACAACAGCTGCTTTAGGGGCAACAGTAAGACCTGTTAAGAATCTTGATGTTTTCGGAACTTGGAGATATTATGACAACTTGTACGGAACATTCAGCATTAATAATAGTTTTATTATTAGAGACGGAAATATTCCTGCAGCCAGAGCTGAGAAAGGTTCTTTAGAAGCACCTTCTTATAATCTTACAGATGTTGGAGCTTCCTATACATTTAATTTGAAGAACGGTAGTAGACTAATTGTTACGGCGAATATCTATAACCTATTTGACACTACCTACATTTCAGATTTGAGATCATCAGTTAAAAAAACATTCTCAGATTTTAAAACTAGTGCGAATACTAACGAGCAGGCACAAGCCTTGTTAGATGCTTATAACGCAAATCCTAAAAACTTCTACAAAGGGTTAGATGTTAGCAATAACGTTTATTTCGGATTCGGAAGAACTTGGTCAGCATCTCTTTCTTATAGATTCTAA
- a CDS encoding aspartate-semialdehyde dehydrogenase gives MKVAVVGSTGMVGQVMLKVLEERNFPITELIPVASEKSVGNKVKYKQEEFTIVSMKDAIAAKPDIAIFSAGGGTSLEFAPLFAEAGTTVIDNSSAWRMDPDKKLVVPEINAEVLTKEDKIIANPNCSTIQLVMVLGPLNKKYDLKRVIVSTYQSVTGTGKAAVDQLNGEIGGDDSVAKVYPYQIFKNALPHCDVFADDDYTKEEIKLMKEPKKILGDDTFNLTATAVRVPVQGGHSESVNIEFENEFDLDEVRKILSETPGVVVVDNVKNNEYPMPLYSEGKDEVFVGRIRRDLSQPKTLNLWIVADNLRKGAATNAVQIAEYLVEKNLV, from the coding sequence ATGAAAGTAGCTGTAGTAGGTTCAACAGGAATGGTTGGACAAGTTATGCTTAAAGTTCTCGAGGAGAGAAACTTCCCTATCACCGAACTGATCCCGGTAGCATCCGAAAAATCTGTAGGTAACAAGGTGAAGTATAAACAGGAAGAATTTACAATTGTAAGCATGAAGGACGCTATAGCTGCCAAACCTGATATCGCGATCTTCTCTGCCGGAGGCGGAACTTCTCTTGAATTTGCTCCTCTTTTTGCTGAAGCAGGTACTACCGTGATCGACAATTCTTCTGCCTGGAGAATGGATCCCGACAAGAAACTGGTAGTTCCGGAAATCAATGCAGAGGTACTAACCAAGGAAGATAAGATCATTGCCAACCCGAACTGTTCTACGATTCAGCTGGTGATGGTATTAGGTCCATTGAATAAAAAATATGATCTTAAGAGAGTGATCGTTTCCACTTACCAATCCGTTACAGGAACCGGTAAAGCAGCCGTTGACCAGCTAAATGGAGAAATCGGCGGAGATGATTCCGTTGCTAAAGTATACCCTTACCAGATCTTCAAAAATGCATTGCCACACTGCGATGTTTTTGCAGACGACGATTACACAAAGGAAGAGATTAAACTTATGAAAGAACCTAAGAAAATTTTAGGGGACGACACGTTTAATTTAACGGCAACTGCCGTGAGGGTTCCGGTACAGGGAGGCCACTCGGAAAGTGTAAACATCGAGTTTGAAAATGAATTCGATCTTGACGAAGTAAGAAAAATCTTATCCGAAACTCCTGGAGTTGTAGTGGTAGACAATGTGAAAAACAACGAATATCCAATGCCTTTATATTCCGAAGGAAAAGATGAAGTCTTTGTCGGAAGGATAAGACGGGATCTCTCACAGCCCAAGACCCTGAATCTCTGGATTGTGGCGGACAATCTGCGAAAAGGAGCCGCAACCAACGCGGTACAGATTGCAGAATACCTGGTAGAAAAGAACTTAGTGTAA
- a CDS encoding cation diffusion facilitator family transporter, with amino-acid sequence MNVQQNKNKDKLAFQKLIAVFGVILFIGKIVAWKLTNSDAVFSDAMESIVNVVSAFMGLYSLHLAAKPKDEDHPYGHGKVEFVTSGIEGALIAIAGIMIIYEGINSLIVGKVLSKLDVGIWIIAATAVVNYLLGYISIKKGEAENSLVLISSGKHLQSDTITTLGVVISLIVVYFTKIYWLDSVVALIFGLYIIFVGYKIVRKSLSGIMDEQDPELLNQIIKVLEENRRTEWIDVHNMKIQQFGANLHIDAHITLPWYYSLRDAHNEMEKMIILLAKNTKRSVEFNFHMDDCKPISCPVCQIADCPVREKDFVKRVTWTPENVTNTEKHTAE; translated from the coding sequence ATGAACGTTCAGCAGAATAAAAATAAAGATAAATTAGCCTTCCAGAAGCTTATAGCCGTTTTTGGAGTCATCCTTTTTATAGGGAAAATCGTTGCATGGAAACTGACGAATTCAGATGCGGTCTTTTCGGATGCGATGGAAAGTATCGTCAATGTAGTCAGCGCCTTTATGGGACTATATTCCCTTCATCTGGCCGCCAAACCGAAGGATGAAGACCATCCTTACGGCCATGGAAAGGTGGAATTTGTAACCTCCGGAATCGAAGGTGCCCTTATTGCCATTGCCGGAATCATGATCATTTATGAGGGCATCAACAGCCTTATCGTCGGAAAGGTTTTAAGCAAGCTCGATGTCGGTATCTGGATCATCGCGGCCACAGCTGTTGTGAATTACCTGTTGGGTTATATTTCTATTAAAAAAGGAGAAGCTGAAAACTCTCTGGTGCTGATTTCATCCGGAAAACACCTGCAATCCGATACCATTACCACTTTGGGTGTAGTGATCAGTTTAATTGTAGTTTATTTTACTAAAATTTACTGGCTGGACTCAGTAGTCGCTTTGATTTTCGGGCTGTATATCATCTTTGTCGGGTACAAGATCGTCCGGAAGTCTTTAAGCGGAATTATGGACGAGCAGGACCCTGAATTACTCAACCAGATTATCAAGGTACTGGAAGAAAACCGCCGAACGGAATGGATCGATGTGCACAACATGAAAATCCAGCAGTTCGGAGCCAATCTACATATCGATGCCCATATTACCTTACCCTGGTATTACAGCCTCCGCGATGCGCACAACGAAATGGAAAAAATGATCATCCTTCTGGCCAAAAACACCAAAAGAAGTGTCGAATTCAATTTTCATATGGACGACTGCAAGCCGATTTCCTGCCCGGTCTGCCAGATCGCAGACTGTCCGGTCCGTGAGAAAGATTTTGTGAAAAGAGTAACCTGGACCCCGGAAAATGTGACCAATACGGAAAAGCACACTGCGGAATGA
- a CDS encoding exosortase F system-associated protein codes for MRILNWFLVILGVLGLIGIRVVEDRLFYDPFLNYFHEAKKNIPFPSFEWGKLITGYLFRFVLNLFFSCLIIHCWFRNKQWTIQGAILIIIIFLITFPIYLYCIYDRFEIGYLFSFYMRRFVIQPLILLLIIPMFYYRKHLEKK; via the coding sequence ATGAGAATTCTTAATTGGTTTCTGGTAATCCTCGGTGTACTTGGGCTCATCGGTATCAGGGTAGTGGAAGACCGGCTTTTCTACGATCCTTTTCTCAATTATTTCCATGAAGCAAAAAAAAATATTCCTTTTCCATCATTTGAATGGGGAAAATTAATCACAGGATATCTTTTCAGATTTGTATTAAATCTCTTTTTCTCCTGCCTGATTATTCATTGCTGGTTCCGGAATAAGCAATGGACGATCCAGGGAGCGATTTTAATAATCATTATTTTTCTGATTACCTTCCCGATTTATCTTTATTGTATTTACGATCGTTTTGAAATCGGATATCTGTTTTCTTTCTATATGCGGCGGTTCGTAATCCAGCCCTTGATTCTGCTTCTGATTATCCCGATGTTTTATTACCGGAAACATTTAGAGAAAAAATAA
- the xrtF gene encoding exosortase family protein XrtF: protein MLKDFKPVLGILLRFIIIYLVLLFGYQFFLNCFRGEGLDPFSRMIAEQVSGIQNSIGFPTQLYNDIKGEQVWFYVKQEYVTRMVEGCNAVSVMILFVAFVFAFYKGSKTFVFAFIGLILLYVMNLLRIVGLNIVMADYKQYGKISHDFIFPAVIYGTVVVLWLIWIKFFALKNENS, encoded by the coding sequence ATGTTAAAGGATTTTAAACCTGTTTTGGGCATTTTGCTGCGCTTCATCATCATTTACCTGGTGCTGCTTTTTGGCTATCAGTTCTTTCTGAACTGTTTTCGGGGGGAAGGCCTTGATCCTTTTTCCCGGATGATTGCAGAACAGGTGAGTGGTATTCAGAATTCTATTGGCTTTCCTACCCAGCTTTATAATGATATAAAAGGAGAACAGGTATGGTTTTACGTAAAACAGGAATACGTGACCCGGATGGTGGAAGGGTGTAATGCCGTATCGGTAATGATTCTTTTTGTCGCTTTTGTTTTTGCTTTTTATAAAGGCTCTAAAACTTTTGTTTTTGCATTCATTGGTCTTATCCTGCTGTATGTAATGAATCTCCTGAGGATTGTAGGTTTAAATATCGTTATGGCCGACTACAAGCAATACGGAAAAATTTCACATGATTTTATCTTTCCGGCAGTAATCTATGGGACGGTGGTTGTTCTGTGGCTGATCTGGATTAAATTTTTTGCACTAAAAAATGAGAATTCTTAA
- a CDS encoding ATP-binding protein: MLHIDIHSFSYKKGGIPKDETGNGGGFTFDCRGILNPGRVEEYKIQTGNDIGVQEYLETKTDMPKFLELIKSLISINIDNYLERGFENLQINFGCTGGQHRSVYSAIKIAHFIEEKYGNQVEISLHHDEQHQLNS; this comes from the coding sequence ATGCTACACATCGATATACACAGCTTTTCCTATAAGAAAGGAGGAATCCCGAAAGATGAAACGGGAAACGGAGGTGGTTTTACCTTTGATTGCCGTGGAATACTGAACCCGGGAAGAGTGGAAGAATATAAGATACAGACAGGAAATGATATCGGTGTTCAGGAATACCTGGAAACTAAAACAGACATGCCTAAGTTTTTGGAATTAATTAAAAGCTTGATATCTATCAACATCGACAATTACCTAGAAAGAGGTTTTGAAAACCTTCAGATCAACTTCGGATGCACGGGCGGGCAGCACCGATCGGTTTATTCTGCGATTAAAATTGCCCATTTCATTGAAGAAAAATACGGCAACCAGGTAGAAATCAGCCTTCATCACGATGAACAGCACCAGCTTAATTCATAA